A part of Halobacillus shinanisalinarum genomic DNA contains:
- a CDS encoding isoprenyl transferase, protein MPIKIPFTKNKKQTTQQSLSLDHDHIPNHVAIIMDGNGRWAKKRGLPRIAGHKEGMSVVKKIVRRASDLGVHVLTLYAFSTENWKRPKNEVDFLMKLPVDFLTTYLPELIERNVQVQTIGDTGLLPEHTRKAVEEAIIRTSENSGLILNFALNYGSRFEMVNAVKQIATQVEKGELSTDDIDEQLFSSHLYTSELLEPDLLIRTSGEQRLSNFLLWQLAYAEFWFTEVFWPDFDEHLFEQALYDYQNRKRRYGGI, encoded by the coding sequence ATGCCAATCAAGATTCCATTTACTAAGAATAAAAAACAAACGACACAGCAATCTCTGAGTCTCGACCATGATCATATTCCTAATCATGTGGCGATTATAATGGATGGAAATGGTCGATGGGCCAAAAAGAGAGGCTTGCCAAGAATTGCAGGCCATAAAGAAGGCATGAGTGTCGTAAAGAAAATTGTTCGCCGTGCATCAGATCTGGGGGTTCATGTCCTCACCCTCTATGCATTTTCAACAGAAAATTGGAAACGTCCAAAAAATGAAGTTGATTTTTTAATGAAACTACCAGTAGATTTTTTAACTACATATTTGCCTGAACTCATTGAAAGAAATGTACAAGTCCAAACCATTGGAGATACTGGTTTACTCCCAGAGCATACACGTAAAGCTGTGGAAGAAGCCATTATTCGCACTTCTGAAAACAGCGGTCTGATTTTAAATTTCGCACTTAACTATGGAAGTCGTTTTGAAATGGTCAATGCAGTGAAGCAAATAGCAACACAAGTTGAAAAGGGTGAACTTTCAACGGACGACATTGATGAACAGCTGTTCTCCTCCCATCTGTACACATCAGAACTATTAGAACCAGACTTGTTGATTCGAACAAGTGGTGAACAGCGTCTAAGTAATTTTCTATTATGGCAGCTTGCCTATGCCGAATTCTGGTTTACAGAAGTGTTTTGGCCAGATTTTGATGAACATCTATTTGAACAAGCACTCTACGATTATCAAAACCGCAAACGTCGTTATGGCGGAATATAA